One region of Mangifera indica cultivar Alphonso chromosome 3, CATAS_Mindica_2.1, whole genome shotgun sequence genomic DNA includes:
- the LOC123210143 gene encoding uncharacterized protein LOC123210143 produces the protein MKVYPVPTKKRNNITIQYYGNNNNNLRNPQNLSIGFHKKLRRLPHIFTRVLELPFRSDADVAVEEKPDCFKFVAETDGFGEVRAHMIQIHPGVTKIVVRPNGSVQLSSLDELELDMWRFRLPETTRPELASAVYVDGELIVTVPKGGGLESLEEREGGGRGGGENGDFRGGMGNNRLVLVQ, from the coding sequence ATGAAGGTTTACCCCGTGCCCACAAAGAAGAGAAACAACATTACCATTCAATATTATggtaataacaataacaatttgAGAAACCCACAAAATCTCTCAATTGGGTTTCACAAGAAGCTCCGTCGCTTGCCTCATATCTTTACTCGGGTTCTTGAGCTTCCTTTCAGGTCCGATGCTGACGTGGCTGTCGAGGAGAAGCCGGATTGCTTCAAGTTCGTTGCCGAGACTGATGGTTTCGGCGAAGTGAGGGCTCATATGATCCAAATTCATCCTGGGGTTACTAAAATCGTTGTTAGGCCAAATGGGTCTGTGCAGTTGTCATCGTTGGATGAGTTGGAGCTGGATATGTGGCGGTTTCGGCTTCCAGAGACGACCCGACCTGAATTGGCGAGTGCGGTTTATGTGGATGGGGAGCTGATAGTGACAGTGCCGAAAGGTGGGGGCTTGGAGAGTCTGGAAGAGAGAGAGGGCGGTGGTCGTGGCGGTGGTGAAAACGGGGATTTTAGAGGAGGTATGGGAAACAATAGGCTTGTGCTTGTACAGTGA
- the LOC123211345 gene encoding OBERON-like protein, which yields MELMGVDNTNESTERLPSVNGNGIDLGPVSPDEAGEGLPYAPINWPKPGDNWRWKVGKRVAVTGHYLDRYLYPPKRFRHLGVSMSRGSGFASKLSVERYIRKAFPDEDVNKFFASFSWKIPATKKLSVNGNVEGQTLFTVFSEEIAEHSQPDSPSEDGGCKARNKMCSSLVVQAENSSLTAMPCDICCNEPRFCRDCCCILCSKTVNLKYGGYSYIKCEAMVGEDYICGHIAHLKCALRCYMAGTVGGSIGLDVEYCCRRCDAKTDLVPHVTRLAKICESVDSSVDAEEILNLAVCILRGSEKTIAKEWLCRIELAIQKLKCGASLEDIWKVEDADLAIFTGVGDENATEELTTDQDSIVAETSPLRSMPAYSDQWMVVSQKLGEEIDDVLQALKKSQETEYKLAEERLDSQKNYLCNLYQQLDKERSELAHRTCVADPDMLLKAVLDRKNQIKLQVRVLKDMEKVARGFGRTSKKILKDHYDLEIDD from the exons ATGGAGTTGATGGGTGTTGATAATACTAATGAAAGTACTGAAAGGTTGCCTAGTGTAAATGGAAATGGTATTGATCTTGGGCCAGTTTCACCTGATGAGGCTGGGGAAGGTTTGCCATATGCTCCGATAAATTGGCCAAAACCTGGTGATAACTGGCGTTGGAAAGTCGGGAAGAGAGTAGCAGTAACGGGCCATTATTTGGATAGATACCTGTATCCTCCAAAACGCTTTCGTCATCTCGGTGTCTCTATGAGTAGGGGAAGTGGTTTTGCAAGCAAGCTTTCTGTTGAACGGTATATTCGAAAAGCATTTCCTGACGAAGATGTCAACAAATTTTTTGCCTCATTCAGCTGGAAGATCCCTGCAACAAAGAAGTTATCAGTCAATG GTAATGTAGAAGGTCAAACTCTTTTTACTGTATTTTCTGAAGAGATAGCAGAACATTCTCAGCCTGACTCCCCATCAGAGGACGGGGGCTGTAAGGCCAGAAATAAGATGTGCAGCAGTTTGGTGGTGCAAGCAGAAAATTCATCTTTAACTGCCATGCCTTGTGATATTTGCTGCAACGAACCTCGGTTCTGCCGTGATTGTTGTTGTATTCTCTGCAGCAAGACTGTGAATTTGAAATATGGCGGCTACAGTTACATCAAATGTGAAGCAATGGTGGGTGAGGATTACATATGTGGACACATTGCTCACTTGAAATGTGCTCTGCGTTGTTACATGGCTGGGACTGTTGGAGGAAGCATTGGGTTGGATGTTGAGTACTGTTGCCGTCGCTGTGATGCAAAGACAGATTTAGTTCCACATGTTACTAGACTTGCAAAAATATGTGAATCTGTTGATTCCTCAGTTGATGCTGAGGAAATTCTGAATCTCGCTGTCTGTATTTTGCGTGGTTCAGAAAAGACCATTGCTAAGGAATGGCTATGCCGTATTGAACTGGCAATTCAAAAG CTTAAATGTGGGGCTTCTCTTGAAGATATCTGGAAAGTTGAAGATGCTGACTTGGCCATTTTTACAG GTGTTGGTGATGAAAATGCCACAGAGGAGCTTACAACCGACCAAGATTCTATAGTTGCTGAAACAAGCCCATTGCGATCCATGCCCGCATATTCTGATCAGTGGATGGTGGTATCTCAAAAACTTGGGGAAGAGATTGATGACGTTCTTCAAGCATTGAAGAAGTCCCAGGAAACTGAATATAAATTGGCAGAGGAAAGGCTTGATTCACAGAAGAATTACCTTTGTAATCTGTACCAGCAACTTGACAAGGAGAGGTCCGAATTGGCACATCGCACATGTGTGGCTGACCCAGATATGCTATTAAAAGCTGTGTTGGACAGAAAGAACCAGATAAAACTGCAGGTCAGGGTACTCAAAGATATGGAAAAAGTGGCCAGAGGATTTGGAAGGACCTCAAAAAAAATTCTCAAGGATCACTATGATCTGGAGATTGATGACTAA